In the Mytilus trossulus isolate FHL-02 chromosome 1, PNRI_Mtr1.1.1.hap1, whole genome shotgun sequence genome, one interval contains:
- the LOC134716715 gene encoding uncharacterized protein LOC134716715 produces the protein MSRMYFNQVSSRELFNGGRDKRNSQISDNGSQHLYQNSQIEFSENSQDATYSQPLSGESGSQSQGTQGRRVFDRFMTKRTNSETSFRSTPAKPSTGYNPAVSLPVKQQIRSNFQQQVLINKTKAKERDDREMYESVVNTVKECSDEMRGSIKMFQQNMEQMSDVSHEKFSAMTNSVFDVLNDNFKKMIETMQDRDQEINKMQDLEREIFVRDAKIEELNNMMEKQQSEKENQLVDSLRSVMTSLHQETIGDIKKIGDTVMVNTNNQCQLKDSHKQQKDLMEKHYHEYKNIQSVRHEDIKRGVMNELQQLRQDLESHTRQLEDFYCKELSTTHYKGMKEMQYHISTGLEKHTHQIRDDSREMCNYQINEIKGLCKYQQEAHKTLMKTQTQEQAMIRKHENEQLAKQIEMITLKTMSEISNKQTSDRHTQNIIPKTVTKGVQEQLDKMFERYNDDFFKMRTQMEIVAAKKNSYFAESAIEPVSLENSVQRSQDICSKVSNIEPNRKSNILSDSNRIFQYNDSNKKNFTFVSPSYRGDMWNSTKSMFSKTNPSPVAAVIPQPQINENLSKKKQPVRENNKKSRRKRKAHGEPSRKSQRLNRTCSDADYDTSDASQTYRLSQDLQAVRNDSEREKNQRSYSSSLPLDESQIGDKECIGKQHGKHDDVRNTNSSVFKQPYSSHKLHKDTDHGFSSFIPNRNENKEAKVTPFSTNSMSREKQLTQFDKILPVRPNTYSTTNLRRSTPSVVNSLQPIRRFSQQRDSNKFNGNIKPNHTSGLQQKNGSVYDFNDSPAGSTRTVNEIKQRDRYTINRQESATESSRESSPSLSITKIMIQRKVKNRKRQQTSTPLQKDGFQTLSQRKEEMSDDFLSTPNMEDTQNTSDNWERQSVMSGYSRRGEKRRLYNFDIGQELIAIKKAFHV, from the exons tcaCAAGGAACACAAGGAAGAAGAGTATTTGACagatttatgacaaaaagaaCAAATTCGGAGACATCTTTCAGATCTACCCCTGCAAAGCCATCTACTGGATACAATCCTGCAGTGTCATTACCAGTGAAGCAACAGATAAGATCAAATTTCCAACAACAAGTACTGATCAATAAAACAAAGGCTAAAGAAAGAGATGATAG AGAGATGTATGAATCAGTAGTTAACACTGTCAAAGAATGTTCAGATGAAATGAGAGGAAGCATTAAAATGTTTCAACAAAACATGGAACAGATGTCTGATGTATCTCATGAGAAGTTCAGTGCTATGACTAACTCAG tgTTTGATGTTTTGAATGACAACTTCAAGAAAATGATTGAAACAATGCAAGACAGAGATCAAGAGATTAACAAGATGCAAGATTTGGAAAGAGAAATCTTTGTG AGAGACGCTAAGATAGAAGAACTTAATAACATGATGGAAAAACAGCAGTCAGAGAAAGAGAACCAGCTTGTTGACAGTTTGAGAAGTGTAATGACTTCGCTTCACCAAGAAACTATTGGTGACATCAAGAAGATTGGTGATACAGTAATGGTCAACACTAACAACCAATGCCAGCTTAAAGATAGTCACAAACAGCAAAAGGATCTGATGGAAAAACACTaccatgaatataaaaatattcagaGTGTAAGACATGAGGATATCAAAAGAGG aGTAATGAATGAACTACAACAATTAAGACAGGATTTAGAAAGTCACACAAGGCAGCTTGAAGATTTTTATTGTAAGGAATTATCTACAACTCACTATAAAGGTATGAAGGAAATGCAGTACCACATCAGCACTGGATTAGAAAAACATACTCATCAAATTAGAGATGATTCAAGAGAAATGTGTAACTATCAAATCAATGAGATTAAAGGATTATGTAAATACCAACAGGAAGCTCACAAAACTCTTATGAAAACTCAAACGCAGGAACAAGCTATGATAAGGAAGCATGAAAATGAACAATTAGCAAAACAGATTGAGATGATAACGCTGAAGACCATGAGTGAGATCAGCAACAAACAAACTTCAGAtagacatacacaaaatattatCCCAAAAACAGTTACAAAAGGTGTTCAAGAGCAATTggataaaatgtttgaaagatACAAtgacgatttttttaaaatgaggACCCAAATGGAAATAGTGGCAGCCAAGAAGAATTCTTACTTTGCAGAATCAGCAATTGAGCCAGTCTCTTTGGAAAATTCAGTACAAAGAAGTCAGGATATATGTTCCAAGGTTTCTAATATTGAACCAAACAGAAAAAGTAATATATTATCCGATAGTAATAGAATTTTTCAGTACAATGATAGTAACAAGAAAAACTTTACTTTTGTGTCACCAAGTTACAGGGGGGACATGTGGAACAGCACCAAATCTATGTTCTCTAAAACTAACCCTTCACCTGTGGCAGCAGTAATTCCCCAGCCACAAATTAATGAAAACttgtcaaagaaaaaacaaccaGTCAGGGAGAATAACAAGAAGAGTCGGAGAAAGAGAAAGGCACATGGAGAGCCATCAAGAAAATCTCAAAGATTAAACAGAACTTGCAGTGATGCAGACTATGATACCAGTGATGCTTCTCAAACTTATAGACTTTCTCAAGATCTACAAGCAGTTAGAAATGATTctgagagagagaaaaatcagCGGTCATATTCAAGTTCATTGCCATTGGATGAATCTCAAATTGGAGACAAAGAGTGCATTGGAAAGCAGCATGGAAAACATGATGATGTCAGAAATACAAACAGCTCTGTATTCAAACAACCATACTCCTCTCACAAATTGCATAAAGATACAGACCATGGCTTTAGTAGTTTTATACcaaacagaaatgaaaataaagaagcAAAAGTTACACCATTCTCTACAAACTCCATGAGCAGAGAAAAACAGTTAACACAGTTTGACAAAATACTTCCTGTAAGACCAAACACATATTCCACCACCAACCTCAGAAGATCCACTCCAAGTGTTGTTAATTCTTTGCAACCTATAAGGAGATTTTCGCAGCAAAGGGATAGCAATAAATTTAACGGAAATATTAAACCCAACCACACTTCTGGATTACAACAGAAAAATGGGAGTGTCTATGACTTCAATGATTCCCCTGCAGGCAGTACAAGAACTGTAAATGAGATAAAGCAGAG ggACAGATATACCATAAACAGACAAGAGTCAGCT aCTGAAAGTAGCAGAGAATCATCACCATCTTtgtcaataacaaaaataatgattCAGAGAAAAGTGAAAAATCGAAAAAGACAACAAACTAGCACTCCTCTTCAAAAAGATGGATTTCAAACTT TATCtcaaagaaaagaagaaatgtCAGATGATTTCTTGAGTACACCAAATATGGAGGACACTCAGAATACTTCTGATAATTGGGAAAGACAATCTGTG ATGTCTGGTTACAGTAGAAGAGGTGAGAAAAGGAGACTTTACAATTTTGACATTGGACAAGAATTAATCGCAATCAAAAAAGCTTTTCATGTTTAG